The Hevea brasiliensis isolate MT/VB/25A 57/8 chromosome 9, ASM3005281v1, whole genome shotgun sequence nucleotide sequence TGATATTTTAGTTTGTATTGTTTCCTCTAGCCTTACAGAAGACTCACTTGTGTATGAATTGATTATTATTGCAGAACACTGACAGTGAAATTGGAGCATCATCTCTAGGGAGAACTACGATCCGGTAATTCATGGAGACGGGTTTTCATTTAAAATATCTTAAGGCTATTTCAGTAGAAGGAGAAAAGATTGTAAATATGTGACAAGCTTGGAAGATTATTCTGCAAAATAGAGCCTTATCAGATTGGTTTTCTCGAACCAACCCCTAATCGGCCAGGAAATTTGCAGGGACCTGAAAGGCTGAACATGCGAATGGATGTAATGATATTTCTAGTAGTTGCtggaaataattaattttgtttttggTCCTTTTATATCTTGATTTATAAATTGTATAGTGGGAGGTGTTTCTTTTGTATTATTAAATGCTTCTTGCATTTGTATATCAATAGAAGATGTTGAAGGATTTTTTGTAGGGAAGATGTTTTAGATGTTCAACATTTGGTATAGCACGTTTTCAGAGTTTTTGTAAATAAAATCTTTGTGTGAATTATTATTTTCTCCATAAGGGTGTAAATGAGCTGATCTGTTTGAACATAATTTGAACCATTGATGAGTGCATTAATTCTAGGTATGTTAAGGCTCACAAGTAGAAGGCCAGTATTGAAACAGAGAAATTTCTCACTAATAAAAAATTAcatttatgtatttttaattagaatttaaactaTAATAGTAGTTGATAATTGCCTGTGTAGacaaaaattactattaaaacaCCGTCCATGATATTGATTTGCCGACCATCCAAATTCAACATCGAATCCATCACATTACCAACTGCAAAGAATCCAGAGGGGCCATGCCCTGTGCACGCATTTTCAACCTGCATATTCTAAATCCACTACCTAAATAAGTTGCAACTATTGAAAAAAAATACATACTatatattacaaaaaaaaaaaatcgtaaaATAATGTCAAAATTTATAaacctaaaataaaaaaaaaaaaaattccaaaagtGAATACATCATTAACCTAAACACACCCGAAATTCAATCTACTTTAACTAAAATTCGCTTAGCACTTACAGCCAAAATGGCCAACCGATGGCCCCCTCGGGTCTACCGCCCACCTCAATAAAAGGACCATCATATATAATGAATTTTAATTCAATCACCTCAATCAAAGGACCAACCTAtgaattttaattcaataatattaataTCGATTTTAAGAGCAAGAAATTTTGACTTGGTATTCCCATTAGAATCAATCtctcttttttaaataaaaatttcgacatattttatatatatatatatatatatatatatatatatatatatatatatattttagtttATTATATTTTGACTACAAATAAATCGTAAACTTCATATTTTTGAAGATTAATgcactaaaatttattatatagttttatataattttatatttaaataatatattataatatttaccaTTTTACTctaaaatatacatgataaaaatatCAATTAGAGCTCAAACTCATATCTActagaatttttttaattttaattgaaattaataaaattatttaaatatataataataataataataataataattatacagaatccaatttaaaaataaaataataaaattctattcaatttaatcaaattttaaattttataattatgagcTGCCCTTTATTGCAGTGGAGAAATCAGAAATTTAGGTTTCATTATAATTACAATTATTTATTCAAATCTAATAATAAAAAACtttaaattttcttcacaaagaaaaatataaatgtttacaagtatttataatttctattcaatttttaaattaaattattaaaaaaatacaaatattaaacatacTCCCAAATCATTGAATAGCAAGGGAGGCATCAGGCATGCAATTtcagcctctctctctctctcacacacacacatatatatatcacagtttACACAGCTATATACATGAGCACCACCTTCTGAGTTCTGACATAAAACAATGAGGCAAATATCACGCATCAAGGCACAAATGGACCAACGATTTAGGGTTTTGGAGCTGCTTGTTGAAAGCTCTGTCGGGTCCCTCCACTACTTTCAGTAGCTATGAGGGGCTTTTGTGACCAAGGGATTAAGCTCATTGGTGGGAAACAACACTCGCAGTTCTCATTACATGGCTCGGGCAAGTTCCAATTACTTGCTGGGGTTGCCTGCTGCTTGCTTTCATGGGGCCCATCCTCATACACCCCAGAAGAAGAAGGTGCTCCAGCATCCTTTAATGGGCCCCAACACCCTACCCTGTTGAATTCTGGAATGTTTGAATGGAAATAAACCCATACCAAAGCTTCCTGCAATTCTGGGTAACTGTTCAACAAATTCCCATCTCCATGGACAAAGGCCTTCAACACCTATTTCATaacaaaattagaaaaaaaaaaaagttaaagaaTGATATGATCAAATTGAAAGAATTTAAATCACCAATTGACAGAAGCTAATGGCAAAGTTACCACAGGGAGTTCTTTGCAGAAGATGTAATATCTGAGCCTTGCACATAAATCTAACAAAAAATGGCCTCCGCTGATATGACAATGGACATGGAGAGACATTTTTCCCTTCACTTTCTTCCATTCTGCTACCACTTCATCTCTGTACAATTTGTTTGACCACCCCTGCAACTGCAACCAAATCCTAATTCAAATCCTCTCTTTCCTTTTGTTAAAGAATTGAAATTCTGATCAAGAAATCAAGCAAGCAACAAATTATATTTCCTTAATACCCTGTTTACACTGTTTCTGCTATGCATATCTTATTACCTTACATGAGATGCATTTCTCTGTAACTATAAAGATTAAATAACAAAGAAGTTTCCAATAAGAATCCGAGTTGGACTTATCATTTGTTTATTTGCAGAATGAATCAAGCTATGATAACCAGACTGAAAAGGCATGATTTAGCGTCTCGGTATGGCAGATAAAGGATTACCTGAGAATTATTTATTGTCTGTGAGATGGCTAAAGTAAGCCTAGCGGTAATATCACTATGGGTTAGTGTATAAGTCCTTGGTAGCTTCGCTGGATGCTTCTTCTCATCAACTCCTACAAACAACACCTTCAGCTTTGAGGCCTCAAAAATCGATGGCCCAAATAATCTTGCCACCTGATCCAATCAAGACCCACAAATCAAAATCAACAGCCAAAATAAAAATTGCAACTTCAGCTAAAAACGAGAAATTTTTTTCTTTAGAAAAATGGTAAGACAAGACAAACTCACAGGACTAATTCTCTTGTTGGGTTTTCTTCTGGAGGGGAAGAAAGGGTTGTTCTGCTCAAACACAGAGGGTCTTGGCTTTGTAGGAAGCAGAGGAACAATACACAAAGCACACATCTCTCACCCTCCCCTTGTCTACTTCTCTGCCTCTCTCGTTTATTTGTAAGAGCCGTAACTAAACCTTGTATAATAGTTGTATCTCCAATTTTCTTGAGGCATCCAGAAATGGGAACTTAATTATACTGTAGAGGAGGgaatattttatttctttctctTTTCCTTGCTTTTTTTTTCTGTGTCTTTTTTCCTTTCTTGCACTCTGCTTTGCTTGTGTGCTCAACCTTGGAATGAAGACTTGGAAGATTCAAGTTAGGAGCATAAAGAAGCAAGAAGTTGTTATTATTTGGACTGCAAGAGTTAGATCAAGTTGCGTGTGGGTAATGGCTGTTTTCCAAAGGCTTTTGATGGCAGTTGGAGTCAGCTGTTGCTTAACAAAGGATTTTAAGGAGGGAACACTTGAACGCAGTACACGTGGTTGAATTATGTAATTAGCACATCTGTCTCGTTGGAGAAATTATGTTCACCTTCTTCAACTGTCACTATTGCCAGCCTGATCTCTGCTCTGACTAGCAGAGGATAAGATACGaggggatttttatttttcctttgcttcttttttttttaaataaatattttattcctTTTAACTGAAAGACATGAACCTATAATCTCCTTTTGTTTCTTTTTACTTCCAAAGTATTTAAAGAAAAAGCAATCATCAATATTTAAACTTTTTTTCTTTTACATTATGACAAaaactttctttttctttttctttttcttttttttttttttatcaaatgtaATAATTCACTAATGGGGCAAAGATTAGTAACTAAATGGCCATAGGCCCATATACAATCTAAGCACTAATCCAAAAATGCTACCAAAAGCAAATAAGCTGGAAACCATTGAGCAGGATGGCCAATGCAGAAGAATGAACTTTCGCCATCACCAAGTCGAGGGCGGCTAGAGAAGATATACCAAATTAAAGCAAAAGGGAAATTCAACCTCATAAACAAGAAGAGCAACACAGCTCACAACCGATTGAACTCCTTCCATAAACAGTCCCAAGCCTTCTGCGAGGTCAACAGAAGGATTTAACCGAGGATGTAACGGGCAATGGGCAAAACTATTTTGCACTTTGGCCTTGAGGGATTGGATGCCTGAAGGATAACACTGATAATGTCCTTAAGAGGTATTGCGCTACTAAAACTAGACTCGTCTATCCTCTGATCCAAACAGCCCAACAATACTAAGCACACACAGCACAGAAACTAAGCTCCACTCCCCTGGTTGAAGCAAAGCCCCCATGGTAGAAGGAGAAGAAGGCAGTGCAGGTCCTCCATGCAATACCCTCTCGCTTAAAATCCTGGCCTGCGAAGCAAAAAAATTCCAAGACAAAATAATACCAAAATttaataactaattttttttaacgAGTGTAATATTACACATTTTTAATGGAAAAAATTGCATTGCATTAATAACCaacattataatttttaaaacttgttaaatatgtttatttataccattttacatagaaaattattaatattacatAAAAATGTGTaatatcatatagaaaggagtgGAATAtcacataaaaaaatataatttctcatATTATCAGtactttattaataataaaaatatatatttaatgaaTCTTAAGGAATGTATCATTAGAAAATCATTTAAAAAATTGTATAATTAtacaattaataaaaatttataaattatacttCTATCAAATAATAATTCgtgttcatttatttttttataaattataaattttattaattttaaataataataaaagttaagaaaaaaaaaggtaTATATCACATTTAGGTTAGCATTTTCAGCCTAAACTTAACTTAGCACTTAAAATATTTAGTGAAAAAAGCCTAATACAAAGatattaaaatacaaaataagaCATAAGAAATTCTAaggcttttttctttttcttttcttgttatttttcattatttttttttattttttttatatattaatatttttaattttaggaTATTCTAAACAAATATTCACactatgtaatatttaattattattgttattattttattcacttttaaattttttaatataaatttcataaatttattgTTATTGGACGGGCAAGAGGAGCCGTCAGAATTCAACGAAAAGGTTGATACTGGCATCTAGGAAAAAAGAATCTCTCTCTACTAAAAAATAAAGTGGAAGAGTGAGAAGTTATTTTTCTATTgattaaagaaataattaaattattagcttataataaaatattttttaatttaattaaattattatttatttatttaattagtatGCTTTCTAAATTTCTCTTTCTTCCTTCTAAAAACCTTAGAATGTGTATTACATTCTTATGatcagagatacgtatgctctacacttacCTCAATAGAGGAtctgtgtatcagaaatatctttgttaTGATATATATAGTGTATAAAATGGCACAGCCAGAGAGTACCTATAGAGAGGAGAGAGACATAACATGAGTACATTGTATGTATGGTAAGGGCTCCCgacttaaataaaaataaaattaaaaaaatatttaataatgtttcttttaaatgatatataattataaaaatgagTAAAGATAATATTTTATTTGAATACCTACTCAAAATATTATATGATTCAGTGCATTTTATAGTTACCATAACAACCACCCAAACATTATAAATTGTATTTATTAATAGATATTGCAgcatttttttagaaaaaaaatatattaattgtcATAAATTCTATTtctttagaaaaattttagaatatattttttgtgtatataaaaatatagtgcaccatattttcttttaatttcttttattaaaatttggctaGGGCTCTTCCTCTTTTAGGATTGCTTTATCGATGGCAACTTAATTGTCTTGTATCTTATGTCCCAGCTAAAGGGTTGCATGTATATGAATTATTGAAATTtcattatcatttatttttagcCTAAAGATTAGAAAAAtctcattatttaaaaaaaaattaaagtaaaaaaattattaaaattacatGGCCATATTTAATAATATAGTTTCTTCATCTATCGATTCTCCATAGAGAAAATCTGAAGACTATGCCTATTTAGTATTGAAATTAGAGGGTTAAAATTacttttcaaaagaaaaaaatatattttaaatattattaaaaaaataattaaaaaaaatattttttattttaatgtaaattttattaaatttaattttaaattattttttaataatttctaattagtatatttaaaatatattttttttcaatagtAATTTCAATAAGAATACCAAATAAGTACTTACAtttacataaatatataaaaatatatagagTAGCTCCAATTTTACATAACTCTTTAATGAAATAATACATGTATGTATACATGAAAAATACACAATTAATAACCTTAAAAGATTTAAATTGGAAATATTATCATAATTGAAACAATGCCAAGCAATAATGGCAGTAAATCTACGTTTAAAAAATTGTAGGAAAtccaataaaatgaaataaaaaaaaatgaacagaAGCATAGCATACGAAGCAGCCCAATCAAAGATTTCAGAATCAAATTTTTTCCATCTTAAATGACAAAAGGGCTAAACTACATGCCGTTGCACAAGTCCTTGGCAGCTTTTCCAGTTGCTTCGTTTCGATAAACCTTAAAAAGAAGATCACTCTCTTCAAAGCCTCAAAAATGGCAGTCCCGAGTAGCCTTGCAACTTGATGAATTCAGTAAAAAAAACCACAAAATCaaaatgaaaatgaaagaaaaaaactaaaaaaaataaattgatacTGTAAAAGAAGAGAGTACTTACAGGAAGCAGAGATAGGTTCTTCATGATGGGTTTTGTTCTTGGAGGAAAGAAGGAATTGTTCTATTGAGAAAGAAGAAGAGGTGTTGACTTTGCAGGGAAGAAAAGAGCAACAGTACTCACAGAACCCATGTCTGTGTCTCGGCGGCTCTTTCTTTTTAACGTCAAAGCAACAGTAGTTTATTGAGCTCTAAACTTCGTCCTTTTCTATATTTTGTTCGCTTTCGGCAACTttagtgcttaattaggtgctt carries:
- the LOC110669045 gene encoding protein STAY-GREEN homolog, chloroplastic — translated: MCALCIVPLLPTKPRPSVFEQNNPFFPSRRKPNKRISPVARLFGPSIFEASKLKVLFVGVDEKKHPAKLPRTYTLTHSDITARLTLAISQTINNSQLQGWSNKLYRDEVVAEWKKVKGKMSLHVHCHISGGHFLLDLCARLRYYIFCKELPVVLKAFVHGDGNLLNSYPELQEALVWVYFHSNIPEFNRVGCWGPLKDAGAPSSSGVYEDGPHESKQQATPASNWNLPEPCNENCECCFPPMSLIPWSQKPLIATESSGGTRQSFQQAAPKP